One genomic region from Cryptococcus gattii WM276 chromosome C, complete sequence encodes:
- a CDS encoding zinc-type alcohol dehydrogenase, putative (Similar to TIGR gene model, INSD accession AAW42554.1), which produces MAITHATGYAISSPENYLNFELKKYELEPLEDDRITVAVECCGVCGSDHHTISGGWGPFQTKFVVTGHEVIGKVVEVGSKVSEFKVGDRVGVGAQVGSCGKCKACKGPNENYCLQPVHGYNTHWYDGSEHQGGYSTHVRAQERFVFHIPESLKSTDAASMLCAGITTFAPLVRNGAGPGKKVGVVGLGGLGHYAVLFGTALGAEVTVFSRSDAKKEDAMKMGAKNFIATGKKGFEKGHELEFDLIIVTASSNQLPINELLACLDVDKKLVFVGMPDEGLTNITSQALSGNGASLSSSHLGNRQEVQQMLKLAAEKNVKPWVEILQMKDAAKAIKAVENSTVRYRSILIQDIDA; this is translated from the exons ATGGCTATCACTCACGCTACTG GCTACGCCATCTCTTCCCCTGAGAACTACCTT AACTTTGAGCTGAAGAAGTACGAGCTTGAGCCCCTTGAGGACGACCGAATTACTGTCGCTGTTGAGTGTTGCGGTGTCTGCGGATCT GACCACCACACTATCTCTGGTGGTTGGGGTCCTTTCCAGACAAAGTTTGTCGTCACTGGCCACGAAGTCATTGGAAAAGTCGTCGAGGTTGGTTCTAAGGTTTCTGAGTTCAAGGTTGGCGATAGGGTCGGTGTTGGTGCCCAAGTTGGCTCTTGTGGAAAGTGCAAGGCCTGCAAGGGCCCTAACG AGAACTACTGTCTCCAGCCCGTCCACGGCTACAACACCCACT GGTACGATGGTTCTGAGCACCAAGGTGGGTATTCTACCCACGTCCGAGCCCAGGAACGATTCGTCTTCCATATTCCCGAGTCCCTCAAGTCTACCGATGCTGCTTCCAT GTTGTGCGCTGGTATCACTACCTTCGCTCCCCTTGTAAGGAACGGTGCTGGTCCCGGCAAAAAGGTTGGTGTGGTTGGCCTGGGCGGTCT CGGCCACTACGCCGTTCTCTTCGGTACTGCCCTTGGCGCTGAAGTTACCGTTTTCTCTCGTTCCGACGccaagaaggaagatgcTATGAAGATGGGTGCCAAAAATTTCATCGCTACTGGCAAGAAGGGTTTCGAAAAAGGCCATGAGCTCGAATTTGacctcatcatcgtcacTGCTTCCTCCAACCAACTCCCCATCAACGAGCTCCTCGCTTGTCTTGATGTTGACAAAAAGCTCGTCTTTGTCGGTATGCCTGACGAAGGTTTGACCAACATTACTTCTCAAGCTCTTTCCGGCAATGGCgcctctctttcctctaGCCACTTGGGTAACAGGCAGGAGGTGCAGCAGATGTTGAAGCTTGCCGCTGAGAAGAACGTCAAGCCTTGGGTTGAGATTTTGCAGATGAAGGACGCAGCCAAGGCTATCAAGGCTGTTGAGAACAGCACTGTCAGGTACAGGTCTATTCTTATCCAGGATATCGACGCCTAA
- a CDS encoding uncharacterized protein (Similar to TIGR gene model, INSD accession AAW42555.1) translates to MFGFGSPSSSQPEIEKPAPSREERKACWNSRDIYFGCLDKNKILQAGDEIRTDTKGNVIPGQVCSAERKGYENSCAKAWVDYFNKRRTLELRRLATIEAAEKSGNRDAAEAWRSVGGAPKP, encoded by the exons ATGTTCGGATTTGGTTCCCCTTCCTCATCTCAGCCTGAGATTGAAAAGCCCGCACCTAGCAGGGAGGAACGCAAAGCTTGCTGGAATTCCCGAGATATCTACTTTGGGTGTTTGGACAAGAACAAGATTTTGCAAGCCGGTGATGAAATCAGAACGGATACAAAAGGGAACGTCATCCCAGGCCAGGTTTGTTCTGCGGAAAGAAAGGGCTACGAAAACAGCTGTGCAAAAGCCTGG GTCGATTATTTCAACAAACGACGGACGTTGGAGCTCAGGAGGCTAGCGACAATTGAAGCAGCGGAAAAAAGTGGCAACAGGGATGCTGCCGAAGCGTGGAGATCTGTTGGGGGAGCTCCTAAACCATGA
- a CDS encoding ubiquitin-conjugating enzyme e2-24 kDa, putative (Similar to TIGR gene model, INSD accession AAW42556.1), with the protein MSATRLRRVQKEIKDFAKDKTSGITIEMIDDSPFHLVGAFPGPPDTPYEGGYYEVDIQIPETYPFQPVKMKFITKVYHPNISSASGAICLDILKDAWSPVLTVKSTLISLQSLLSEPIPSDPQDAQVAKHYLTDRNSFNDTAKHWAQAYAQAPAHKQQNARRKVATDAELAGLAEEHVVSFTDMGFPRDKVISVMRKRNYRGNNVNPATYNSCLEELLQG; encoded by the exons ATGTCGGCCACACGATTACGTCGCGTTCAGAAGGAGATCAAAG ACTTCGCTAAAGATAAGACTAGTGGAATTACCATTGAGA TGATTGATGATAGCCCATTTCACCTTGTGGGAGCATTTCCCGGGCCG CCTGATACACCTTACGAAGGAGGTTACTACGAGGTC GACATCCAGATTCCTGAAACATATCCTTTCCAACCAGTGAAAATGAAGTTCATAAC AAAGGTGTACC ATCCCAACATTTCATCCGCTAGT GGAGCTATTTGCCTTG ACATTCTCAAAGATGCCTGGTCACCA GTACTCACTGTCAAGTCAACCCTCATATCGCTCCAATCGCTTCTTTCCGAGCCAATCCCCAGTGATCCCCAAGACGCACAAGTAGCAAAGCACTATCTCACCGACCGAAATTCATTCAACGACACAGCGAAGCACTGGGCGCAGGCTTATGCTCAAGCTCCGGCACACAAACAGCAGAATGCCAGAAGGAAAGTTGCTACTGACGCCGAGTTGGCGGGGTTGGCTGAGGAGCATGTCGTTTCTTTCACCGATATGGGTTTCCCGAGAGACAAGGTT ATTTCTGTtatgaggaagagaaatTATCGAGGAAACAACGTAAATCCTGCCACATACAACTCT TGTTTGGAAGAGCTTTTGCAGGGCTAG
- a CDS encoding tRNA (guanine(9)-N(1))-methyltransferase (Similar to TIGR gene model, INSD accession AAW42557.1), whose translation MDIDEESYLNAGPSAPSEISQGGEGDRLQGMSKKAMKRAAKQARLEEIKPLKRAAERERRRQRTAQLAEGYAAGTLNEADKELVERRRRVERERKEAQRRVESGDQTNDWLGGVVIDLGFDDLMTDQEIASMAQQLGYLYSSNRTAEKPVRTVIHTTFSPAASPRLWQRMENFNWHKWSRCHWWEQGLETLKSQLDDPSTSILCAQPVVSDKAQDKAGIDTKSLLSRLTGPQVPVDLQAGKHKLVYLSADGEDELLSLSEDEIYIIGGIVDRNRHKNLCQGKAEQLGIRTARLPIGTFLEMLPTRKVLTVNQVFDILVKYIHLGDWAAAFEAVIPIRKYAPGRKAKRAKIEAKKDERDEEGDEGTSAEGEETIGIAEKSAEVVPAEVFTDQ comes from the exons ATGGATATTGACGAGGAGTCTTACCTGAATGCTGGACCTTCTGCTCCCTCAGAGATCTCCCagggaggagaaggggacAGGCTACAAGGAATGAGTAAAAAAGCCATGAAGAGGGCAGCTAAGCAG GCCCGCCTGGAAGAAATCAAACCTTTGAAACGTGCAGCGGAGAGAGAACGGCGTCGGCAGCGTACCGCCCAACTTGCAGAAGGTTACGCCGCTGGGACACTCAATGAAGCGGATAAAGAATTGGTGGAGCGAAGGCGCAGGgtggagagagaaaggaaagaagcCCAGAGAAGGGTAGAAAGTGGAGACCAGACGAATGATTGGTTGGGAGGGGTCGTTATTGATCTGGGGTTCGATGACTTGATGACTGATCAG GAAATTGCCTCTATGGCTCAGCAATTGGGTTATTTGTATTCTTCCAACCGCACCGCAGAGAAGCCTGTTCGAACTGTCATTCATACGACATTCTCCCCTGCAGCATCGCCAAGGCTCTGGCAACGTATGGAAAACTTCAATTGGCACAAATGGAGCAGGTGTCATTGGTGGGAGCAAGGCTTAGAAACACTCAAATCCCAACTGGATGATCCTTCAACTTCAATTTTGTGTGCTCAACCTGTAGTCAGCGACAAGGCGCAAGACAAGGCAGGGATAGATACCAAGAGTTTGCTGTCTCGTCTAACAGGACCTCAGGTCCCTGTTGACCTTCAGGCTGGTAAACACAAGCTTGTATATCTCTCCGCGGACGGTGAAGACGAGCTCTTGAGTTTGTCCGAAGATGAAATTTATATTATTGGAGGTATTGTGGACCGAAATAGACATAAG AATTTATGCCAGGGGAAAGCAGAACAACTAGGTATCCGTACGGCCAGGCTGCCCATAGGCACCTTCCTAGAAATGCTTCCAACTCGAAAAGTGTTGACTGTCAATCAG GTTTTCGATATCCTTGTCAAATACATTCATCTAGGCGACTGGGCGGCTGCGTTTGAAGCTGTTATCCCTATAAGGAAGTACGCTCCTGGCCGTAAAGCAAAAAGGGCGAAGATAGAAGCAAAAAAGGACGAaagagatgaggaaggagacGAGGGCACTAGTGCggagggagaagagacTATCGGAATAGCGGAGAAATCTGCAGAAGTTGTCCCAGCGGAAGTATTTACGGACCAGTAA
- a CDS encoding uncharacterized protein (Similar to SGTC gene model, INSD accession EAL22061.1), producing the protein MLLHDLLEQCFEFIAMDGAIGCQPNVLQKHLSSINPSFDKTTFAYVWRSLCLQPAIEVILTSKLFTASAGQVAAAKGKKRKLDDQVDSHDLIRILYEDDGAQKKGEEVSIKDYEALNAKWGDRLRIRCTEDEIYFRLTGQHERLSSLTADNFQVLQLIAMSRENGIALIDLDPSSGLEKVENIHARVDVLTDLGLCVRLSQTIRNSIGSILVHYKFLHLNSAYLSLCRLNPELQDTLPPDVSLSHMTRDEDGDDFINETDEEEDQSVNKLRLGFAPLTETEVSSGHIIRERLLKTLDHPELKNHLLRQRGLLYALGWVGTVSTKQRRAVERIIRALVDSGVVERVVAGDKKILCIRLTKYRTELDNDALEISDNPKREVQKEWDCLQGSCWLRTRMEVVVLTCSKHSNRTPSALSISKRYINKSIVGLSSVGSYRASWCRRDY; encoded by the exons ATGTTGTTACATGACCTTCTGGAACAATGCTTCGAGTTCATTGCCATGGACGGTGCAATCG GATGCCAACCAAATGTCCTACAAAAACATTTATCGAGTATAAACCCCTCATTTGACAAGACTACTTTTGCCTATGTCTGGAGGTCACTTTGCCTTCAACCTGCTATCGAGGTCATTCTCACTTCGAAACTTTTTACCGCATCGGCTGGTCAGGTAGCTGCAGCcaaagggaagaagaggaaacTTGACGACCAGGTCGATTCACACGATTTAATCAGAATTCTCtatgaggatgatggagctcaaaagaagggagaggaagtCTCGATCAAAGATTACGAGGCTTTAAATGCAAAATGGGGAGACAGGCTTCGAATTAGGTGCACCGAAGATGAGATCTACTTCCGTTTGACCGGGCAGCACGAAAGA CTATCCAGCTTAACGGCTGACAATTTCCAAGTCCTGCAGCTAATAGCTATGAGCCGTGAGAACGGGATTGCCCTCATTGATCTTGATCCTTCGTCTGGTTTGGAGAAAGTGGAGAACATCCATGCTCGAGTAGACGTGCTCACTGACCTTGGTCTCTG CGTTAGACTGTCGCAAACTATTCGAAACAGCATTGGTTCTATTCTTGTGCATTACAAATTTCTCCATCTCAACTCTGCCTATCTCTCACTCTGTCGATTGAATCCCGAACTGCAAGACACTCTCCCGCCTGATGTATCACTTTCCCATATGACGCGAGATGAGGACGGCGATGACTTTATAAACGAAACcgacgaagaggaagacCAATCCGTCAATAAGCTTCGTTTGGGCTTCGCCCCTCTGACAGAAACAGAAGTCTCATCGGGACATATAATCAGAGAGAGACTGCTGAAAACTCTCGATCATCCCGAGCTCAAAAACCATCTGCTAAGACAAAGGGGTCTCTTATATGCATTG GGATGGGTAGGGACAGTGAGCACCAAACAGCGCAGGGCAGTAGAGCGCATCATTCGGGCTCTTGTTGATAGTGGAGTGGTTGAACGTGTTGTCGCTGGAGACAAGAAAATATTGTGCATTCGCCTAACCAAATATAGGACAGAACTTGACAATGATGCGTTGGAGATTAGCGACAATCCAAAGCGTGAAGTGCAGAAGGAATGGGATTGTCTACAAGGTTCGTGCTGGTTGCGTACACGGATGGAGGTCGTTGTTCTAACTTGTTCGAAACACAGCAATCGCACTCCGAGCGCCTTATCAATCAGCAAGCGGTATATCAATAAGTCAATCGTTGGATTATCAAGTGTTGGATCTTATCGTGCAAGCTGGTGCAGACGGGATTATTAA
- a CDS encoding Hypothetical Protein (Similar to TIGR gene model, INSD accession AAW42559.1) encodes MDRTTIKRALGALDRQGRLKHTTTQIATTLGTFSSVKFYYVPDLPSQQLNSHINRHRHETVQTGKLFRSSIATELPQTEFSDFHRSDPSGGKVAVASLEQATTKSHSERRNLLLTEKDVVSQLYGYKFGMFVRVRTLHCAIINALKAPDSPSIISTSPRIFSLTLLFEELRAKDWYAIMQYTKHMEDIVAWLGTPSNGETKLKDVPPEFRPSKGFGGSLPRDRVGRLLDVLATLKILTPLVGVDDQNGDIKIGEQMSFRVADSSVAPYYVLHDYAPVYHVALGSTAPLLGLLPVMIEGDIKSFWDKCREAVRDSTPIDLPDKVDQPSSNNLMFPSIAHIKDPIELDASFLRRAQNRASWDDKPRLTTLQQDAIRDAIDWSRAAIRITSSEALEKFAYENALPTSIVQAELQSGQKRARENIAHREGRLRDSARRAQERQERRLRSYQERIAGEEAASRRAWEERVAASAVRKGVPYDSALLDFVSSKAPVNMKKANVTDGLVDYWVGVWELCKEMDGEEREQLLAQGRVSLKQKGKTDKKLKRKGKGKKTTETPGQGEAPDVEGTTTKRKNRSKRKWTIEDDELMLDSEAIIRARSRTNAYKGRAAMSQLYPRITASTFRMRIMKIAGEPGKLAYLERLEQAWYELWLKHRGTEELPDENVESSVEFDLKAHIDYLRKHVDKRTLKLLAASTPITSGFHAPDLPFDIHDLHNQFDWDYSKTNRHTFDTVAESLSAEEIRLNNLARKSLIYGPAKGHAELGSSLNREMGKLRAVMKLIVATPAATYDINCGERLLSSWDTSVRDMATAELVDAGIFRKYLVGATAGTGGRFYDFTAQWQQLSDGPLPTTFWEEAEMLETKLEDTGDKGFEWPLIGQSGELDDDAYEFDFQVKRSAPPRPPLSASAPDPFICKVPSPWNIKSLNVEQSQQVLEAASRVVDAVIASGPEGITKSSLQSMLDFPIGLLEGVFSTFRRDPPAVFWSGYDTARLVAMEFWPSWTIRTRPFELKENKESERCTTPRRWLDIYGQVLHTEWVRAVNRVASHLMMRPGITQVSTLIGIRRFAQLIP; translated from the exons ATGGACCGCACGACCATTAAGAGGGCTCTTGGAGCTCTTGACCGTCAGGGTCGCCTCAAACATACTACGACTCAAATTGCTACTACTCTAGGAACATTCTCATCTGTCAAGTTCTATTACGTGCCGGATCTCCCCTCTCAACAGCTTAACAGTCACATCAATAGGCACAGACATGAGACGGTACAGACGGGAAAGCTGTTCAGGTCTTCGATTGCTACAGAACTTCCACAAACTGAGTTCTCAGATTTCCATCGTTCAGATCCCAGTGGTGGCAAAGTTGCTGTTGCTTCTCTTGAACAGGCGACTACTAAATCCCACTCGGAAAGGAGGAATCTGCTCCTTACTGAGAAAGATGTAGTCAGTCAACTCTATGGGTACAAATTTGGCATGTTTGTTAGAGTCCGAACTCTTCATTGCGCCATCATCAACGCTCTTAAAGCACCTGACTCGCCTTCTATCATCTCTACTTCCCCCCGAATATTCTCGCTTACTCTACTCTTTGAGGAGCTTCGGGCGAAAGATTGGTACGCTATTATGCAGTATACTAAGCACATGGAAGATATTGTGGCTTGGCTTGGGACCCCCAGCAATGGAGAGACCAAGCTCAAGGATGTCCCACCCGAGTTCAGGCCTTCTAAGGGTTTTGGAGGATCGCTTCCAAGGGACAGAGTTGGAAGGTTGTTGGATGTGTTGGCGACTCTCAAGATCCTCACACCGCTTGTAGGTGTGGATGACCAAAATGGCGACATCAAGATTGGTGAACAAATGTCATTCCGGGTAGCAGATTCTAGTGTTGCCCCTTACTATGTGCTACATGATTATGCGCCGGTGTATCATGTTGCATTAGGATCTACGGCTCCCCTCTTAGGCCTACTTCCGGTCATGATTGAAGGGGACATCAAATCGTTCTGGGATAAGTGCAGAGAGGCGGTTCGGGATAGCACACCGATCGATCTGCCTGATAAAGTCGACCAGCCTTCTAGCAATAACCTAATGTTTCCCAGTATAGCCCACATCAAAGATCCTATTGAACTTGACGCATCTTTCCTTCGCAGAGCACAAAACCGGGCTAGTTGGGATGATAAACCTCGACTGACAACATTACAGCAGGATGCAATCAGAGATGCGATAGATTGGTCACGGGCAGCCATTCGCATTACCTCTTCAGAAGCACTTGAAAAGTTCGCCTATGAAAACGCCCTTCCAACTTCGATCGTCCAAGCTGAGCTCCAGTCGGGCCAAAAACGTGCCCGAGAGAATATAGCTCATCGTGAAGGAAGGCTTCGCGACAGTGCACGTCGAGCCCAGGAGCGACAAGAAAGACGACTGCGCTCATATCAAGAACGAATAGCGGGAGAAGAAGCGGCGTCACGTCGAGCCTGGGAAGAACGAGTTGCAGCAAGTGCAGTGCGGAAGGGTGTGCCTTATGATTCGGCTTTGCTGGATTTCGTCAGTTCTAAAGCTCCAGTCAACATGAAGAAGGCAAACGTGACAGACGGTCTAGTAGATTATTGGGTTGGTGTATGGGAACTATGCAAGGAGATGGACggggaggaaagagaacAACTTTTAGCACAAGGAAGAGTGTCTTTGAAGCAAAAAGGCAAGACGGATAAAAaattgaagaggaaagggaagggCAAGAAAACTACAGAAACGCCTGGACAAG GCGAAGCACCTGATGTAGAGGGAACGACGACCAAAAGAAAAAATCGCTCGAAACGCAAGTGGACGATTGAAGACGACGAACTCATGCTTGATAGCGAGGCCATCATTCGGGCTCGTTCTCGAACCAATGCTTACAAAGGCCGAGCCGCCATGTCCCAGCTTTATCCACGAATTACGGCAAGCACTTTCCGTATGCGTATTATGAAGATTGCTGGCGAGCCGGGCAAGTTGGCATATTTAGAACGGCTGGAACAGGCGTGGTACGAACTTTGGCTCAAACATAGAGGGACTGAAGAATTGCCAGATGAGAATGTCGAAAGTTCCGTGGAGTTTGACTTAAAGGCTCACATCGACTACTTGAGAAAACACGTCGACAAGCGTACACT GAAACTGCTCGCCGCTTCTACGCCCATTACATCAGGTTTCCATGCGCCAGATCTTCCTTTTGACATTCATGATCTCCACAATCAATTTGACTGGGATTATTCCAAGACCAATAGACATACATTTGATACTGTTGCTGAATCTCTAAGCGCCGAAGAAATACGACTCAATAATTTGGCCCGAAAGTCATTGATATATGGCCCCGCCAAGGGACATGCTGAGCTGGGCTCGAGTCTGAATAGGGAGATGGGCAAGCTTCGCGCAGTCATGAAA CTTATCGTTGCTACTCCTGCGGCCACGTATGATATCAATTGCGGTGAACGTTTATTGTCCTCATGGGATACATCTGTCAGAGATATGGCTACTGCCGAATTAGTTGATGCGGGAATTTTCAGGAAATACCTTGTGGGAGCAACAGCCGGTACTGGCGGAAGGTTCTATGACTTCACAGCCCA ATGGCAGCAATTGTCGGACGGCCCATTGCCGACCACGTTTTGGGAAGAAGCGGAGATGTTGGAGACGAAACTTGAAGATACTGGCGACAAAGGATTTGAGTGGCCGTTGATTGGGCAGTCGGGTGAACTGG ATGATGATGCGTATGAGTTCGACTTTCAAGTCAAAAGGTCAGCTCCCCCTCGTCCGCCACTTAGCGCTTCTGCACCCGATCCATTCATATGCAAAGTTCCGTCTCCATGGAACATCAAATCTCTTAACGTCGAGCAATCGCAACAGGTCCTGGAAGCTGCCAGTCGAGTGGTAGATGCTGTCATTGCCTCTGGTCCTGAAGGCATCACCAAATCATCCCTCCAAAGCATGCTTGACTTTCCCATAGGTTTACTCGAAGGTGTCTTTAGTACTTTTCGAAGGGATCCCCCTGCAGTATTTTGGTCAGGCTATGATACAGCGCGTCTCGTGGCAATGGAATTCTGGCCATCCTGGACCATTAGGACACGTCCTTTCGAGCTCAAAGAGAATAAGGAGAGCGAAAGGTGTACAACCCCGCGCCGTTGGCTTGACATTTACGGTCAAGTATTGCATACAGAATGGGTTCGTGCGGTCAACCGTGTCGCGAGTCACTTGATGATGAGACCTGGCATTACCCAGGTGAGTACCCTGATCGGCATCCGACGATTTGCACAACTGATCCCATGA
- a CDS encoding uncharacterized protein (Similar to TIGR gene model, INSD accession AAW42747.1), translating to MSSNSYQHEYVGENGDYASSSTSPTYDLTKTSSVYTSYDSRPTSSSSSPSSYYDNSYNYENSGSSAIYDNISPTTSSVAISSPIGEVIGNATTSVTASATADDRPHVMSLGGVIAVAVIGTLVIVGAVTFCCFYTRRRRRLNKLPGDVDVPTRKSEGGGRALERIETPTLRSTSTLRSNALRPPSHPRMSQRDVRGVVLPRPLPSAYPSSSFPHLSSPFNDPLTSPTSGFSHRRPESEYTDNSEFDMLAQDGSSYARTLSTYSEGVNSEYSERDLGTYVAPSSQVTVMGTRPRLAVDTKNMSNEGTAVWNYTAVDSGGSSGWGSGPGSGSAHGPNFVISPFIDPPYLTSPPHLLPSQATYLTPPSPSVVSDRSWRTEDDALHISRGGSVGSGSRAAGGSGTGSGLRRGMTIVRHTDAGVVKDEVHLPPSYGELYP from the coding sequence ATGTCTTCCAACTCTTACCAACACGAGTACGTTGGCGAAAATGGCGACTACGCCTCATCCTCCACTTCTCCCACATACGACTTAACAAAAACATCTTCTGTGTACACGTCTTACGACAGCCGCCCcacatcatcatcgtcatcacCATCGAGCTACTATGACAACAGCTACAACTATGAAAATTCTGGCAGCTCTGCCATATACGATAATATTTCACCCACCACTTCTTCTGTTGCCATTTCATCCCCCATCGGCGAGGTGATCGGCAATGCCACCACCAGTGTCACGGCTAGTGCAACGGCCGACGACAGACCCCACGTAATGTCTCTAGGGGGTGTCATTGCCGTTGCTGTCATTGGCACATTAGTAATAGTTGGCGCAGTAACTTTCTGTTGCTTTTATACCAGACGGCGGAGAAGACTAAATAAACTACCCGGTGATGTTGACGTGCCGACGCGAAAAAGTGAGGGAGGTGGTAGGGCGTTGGAAAGAATTGAAACTCCCACTCTTCGCTCGACTTCAACCCTCCGCTCAAATGCTCTCCGTCCTCCCTCTCATCCGCGTATGTCGCAACGCGATGTGAGAGGTGTTGTTCTACCACGACCATTGCCGTCTGCCTACCCGTCGTCTTCATTCCCACACTTGTCATCTCCATTTAACGACCCTTTAACGTCTCCGACTTCTGGTTTCTCTCATCGCCGTCCCGAATCAGAGTACACTGATAACTCTGAATTCGACATGCTTGCCCAGGACGGCTCGTCCTACGCGCGTACACTGTCTACATACAGCGAGGGGGTTAACTCCGAGTACTCTGAGCGTGATCTCGGGACATACGTTGCGCCGTCGTCACAGGTTACGGTTATGGGAACACGTCCGAGACTGGCGGTAGACACCAAGAATATGTCAAATGAGGGCACGGCCGTGTGGAACTACACGGCAGTTGATTCCGGCGGCTCGAGCGGGTGGGGGTCCGGTCCGGGCTCTGGTTCTGCACACGGGCCAAATTTTGTCATATCACCCTTTATCGATCCGCCTTATTTGACTTCGCCACCACATCTTCTCCCGTCTCAGGCCACATACCTTACCCCACCGTCCCCATCTGTGGTTTCCGACAGGTCGTGGAGGACCGAGGATGATGCATTGCACATTAGCAGGGGAGGAAGCGTTGGATCAGGATCAAGAGCAGCAGGGGGAAGTGGAACAGGATCGGGGTTGAGGAGAGGGATGACGATAGTTAGGCATACGGATGCTGGTGTTGTAAAAGACGAAGTTCATCTTCCTCCGTCATACGGCGAATTATATCCTTAA